The DNA region AATCCCGACAATCCCCTAAATGCCAGAGACCCTTGTGGACAAATGAATCTCTTCAATTTATAATGATTTTATTAGGACACTAGTGACCTGAAATATGAACACATTCGTACCTGAAATTATACTCGACGGTTATACGTTTGGTAAAAAACGCGGTTCTTTCAACGGAGCCGTTATGTCGGTTGACATCAAAGGTTTTACCGAGATGACGAGCGAACTTATTAAACACGGTAAAGAAGGAACTGAAGTGATTTCTGAAATGACGACCGGTTTGTTCGACAAATCTCTCGATTTGATATACGAATCAGAAGGTTTTGTTTCATCTTTCGCAGGAGATTCTTTCACGGCGGTTTTTAATGAACAGGGATCCGGAAAACACAGCTGTGCCTCAATATGCCTTGCCGTTGCGATAAAATTGAAAGACGAATTGAAAAAAATAAGTATAGTCGAAACTGAATTCGGTACGTTCAATTTTTCTGTGAGAATAGGATTGGGTCAAGGTAAAGTATTCTGGAAAATAATTGAACATGAAAACGAAAAAATTTTTTACTTCCGGGGAAAAGCGATAGAAAAAGCCGTCGCGGCCCAGAAATCGGCCGAACCGGGTTCAATTTGCGCCGAAAGAGGCATGCAAGAATTTTCCGGTTGCGAAGGCACCGGATTTAACGATACGAAGAACTGTAATCTCATGGCATTGCATGACAAAATTGACAGAAAGTTTGAAGCAGATCAGCATCCGAAAAATTCGTGGCCGGAAAAGTTAATAAAGAGTTTTACGGGAGAACATGAGTTCGGATTTATGATTCCGGAATTCAGAGAAGTAATTTCGGTTTTCATCTCCTGTAAAAAAAGCAAAACCATTGACGCTCTTACTTCTAAAATCCTTTCAATGAAGAAAGAATACGGATTTTCTCACCCGCACGTGGATTTCTTGAATTCTGATCCGTCTGTCGTAATCTTTTTCGGCGCTCCGGTCTCTTATGAACGAAATGACTCAAAGGCAATGAGTTTTTTACTGGCTTTAGCTGACTGGGCAAAGGGAAAAATCAGGATCAAATGCGGGGCTTCAAAAGGAACCTGCTACTGCGGATTCAACGGTGGTTCTGAGAGAAAAGAATTCATGTGCCTGGGCGATACGACAAATCTCGCGGCGAGGATGCTCAACCGCGCCTGTTGGGATCAGATTTTGGTCGATGAAAACCTTTCAAAAGTGAAAGGATTCGTTTTTTCGTTTTTGGGAGAGTATAGATTCAAAGGAAAGGCAGAAGATATAAATACCTATGTCTTAAATGCAGTCTCCGAAAGGCAAGCCGTGACATTTTCCGGATCAATCGTAGGCAGAGAAAAAGAGAAGAAAAAACTGATCGATTTCCTGCTTAAACTTAAAGAAAAAGAAAACGCCGGCGTCGCTGTTGTTGAAGGCGAACCTGGCGTGGGAAAAACCCGACTGGTGTCGGAAATAAAAAAAAGCGCTCAAAAGAAAATGAATTTTGTAAACGAAATATCATGGATTTACATGCCTTGCGACGAGGTGTTAAGAAAAAGCTACGGACCGGTTCAGCGCATGATTAAAGATTTGATCGAATACGAAGAGAACGGAGATCTGAAGCAGGTTAAAGCAGGATTTGAAAAAAAATTCAGAGAATTTCTTGAAAAAATTCCTGAAACAGAAATTAAAAATGAAATAGAAAGCAGAAAACATATTTTCGCGTCATTTTGCGGAATTAGCGTCAGAAACACATATTTTGAAGCGCTTCCTGAGAAAAGCAGGTTTGAAGCTACCGTGGTGGCAATTAAGAGTATCATCAAAGGCGCTTCGCTGATAAAACCCCTCGTACTCGAAATTGATGACAGTCAGTGGATCGATGAAGACATGCTTATTTTGCTGAGGAGATTGTTTGTCAATGTCGAAAAATATCCGTTTGCAGTAATCACAGAAAAAAGACTGTCTGACAAAAGCAGCGCTCTTGATACAGTCCCCAAAGAATATGTGAGATTACGTTTACAAATCCGGAATTTCAGTTTACCTGAAATTACACTTCTTTCAAAATCTGTCGTCCCTGGACTGGAAATCGGGAGCGCTTTCCTCGATTTTATAGAAAGATTTAGCGGGGGAAATCCTTTTTTCATTGAGCAAATAATACATTACATGGCTGAAAGAGGTGTCGACGCCGGGAATTTTGACGAGACAAGACTTGAATTTGAAATACCCTCAGACGTTAACAATCTGATAGTTTCGAGAATCGACAGACTGACTCCGGAACTTAAAACTGTTGTAAAAGCCGCAACAATACTCGGTACGGAGTTTTCATCGGACGTTCTCACCGAAATGCTCGGGGGTTATGACATCGATTCCCACCTTTTTGAAGGTGAGAATCAGTTTTTGTGGACGAAATATTCGGGAAGTAAATACAATTTCAGGCATGCGATGATAAGAGAAACTGTCTACGGGATACAATTAAAAAAGGACCTGAGAAGACTTCATTCGACTGCGGGCAGGGCGATTGAAAAAATAAACAAAATGTCCCTGAAAAATGTTTACGCTGAACTCGCGTATCATTTTGAAAAAGCTTCGGATGAAACAAATTCAATCAAGTATCTGAAATTAGCCGCTGAACAGGCAAAGCGGAATTACAGAAATGAAGAGGCGGCTTATTATTTCCGCCGACTCATAGAGATTACTGAGAAAAAGATTTACAAGGCAGAAAACAAGACTGAGCTGATAAGAGACAAGACTCTCTATTTGAAAAACAAAGCTTACGTAAAATGGCAGTCCGGAAAATGGCGGGAAGGTATTACACTGATTCTCAAGGCGTTAGAATCGGCGATTATTCTGCCGGATAAAAAACTGAAGGTAATGGTCATGATAGATGTTGGAACTTATTACCAGAATATTGGCGAGACGACTAGAGCCGGAAAGTATCTTAAAGAAGCAAGACGCTTGAGCAGAAAAGAAAGTTCCTCTGAAATACGAGCTTTGAGCGATTATTCGCTGGGTGAATTTTATATGGACAGGGGGAATTATTCTGAAGCGCTTTCACTTTTAACTTCTGCTTTGAATTATTACAAAAAAAACAAAAAAGAAGCGGAAACCGGAAAAGTTTCAGGAAGCATAGGACTTCTGCATTATTACAAGGGAGAATATGAAAAAGCAAAAAAATATATTTCTGCCCATATAAATATTGCGAGAAAACAGAAAAACCTCTATCAGGAGATGAGAGGACTTGGAAACATCGGAATTATGTACGACGATCTGGGTGATTACCGGAGTGCCAGGAAGATATTTTTGAAAATAATGAGACTGTCGAAAAAAACCGGATACAGACACGCAGAGGCTAGAACTTTAGGAAACCTGGCCGGTGTTTATTTGGCAATGAACAAATACGAAAAGGCACTGGATTATTTCCGGGAGCAGATAAAGATATCGATCGAGATGGGAGACGACCTGGGGGCAAAGTTTCCCCTCATCAACGTCGCTTCAGTATTCGTCTCCCTTGGAAGATACGAAGAGGCTGAAAGAGCACTGAACGAATTTGCCCAATATTCATTAAAATCAACCGACAGGAGAAGTCATGCGGTCAGTCTCGGCATATACGCAAAAATAGAATGGAGGAAGAAGAATTTCAAAAAAGCACTCAGACTGTTTACACAAGCCATTGATAAACTGGAGAAGATGAAAGTCAAATACTATTCATGTTTTTTCAGGATCGAAAAAGCTTTCCTTCTTCTTGACAACGGAATGCACACTAAAGCTTTAAAAACACTCGGAAAAGCGGGCCTTGAAGCTGAAAAGCTGAAAATTTCGAATTTAATTCCGTTGGCCGATATAACCAAATGTGCGTGCAATTTTTCACTGACAAAAAATGAAAAAAATAAAATTCTTTGTTTCAGAAAACTCGTTGACCTGGCCGAGAATTCCAGCGATCAAAGTGTCAGCGCCAAGGCTTATTATTATTTGTGGTCTCTGACGAAAGAAGATTGCGGTTTTTCATCGCCTGTTTCACCAGACGAATTCAGGAACAAAGCTTTAAGGATATTCGAATCAGTTTATAAGAAAACAGGCAACGACGAATGCAGATTGTATGCAGAAAGAATAAAAAGTTGTTGTAAGGAGTAAAATGAAAACGATATTGGTTTACATGACGGCGGAAAATATTGTTGAAGCCGAAAAGATATCAAAAGCGCTTGTCTCAAAAAGGCTCGCGGCATGCGCGAATATAATTGACGGAGTCAAGTCATTTTATCATTGGAAAGGCAGAATCGAAAAATCGAAAGAAGCCGTTATTATAGCCAAGACGACTTCTGAACTGCTTGAACCTTTGACGTCTGAAGTCAAAAAGCTTCACAGTTACGAATGCCCGTGCGTAACCGCTTTTGAGATATCGGGGGGAAACGAAGATTATTTATCGTGGATAACCGAAAGCGTGAAAAAGCAGCGGGTTGGTTAACCGCGAAAAATGTAATCGCCCCAAAGATCCGCGAAGACAATAGAAGGCATTTCAGAAACAGTCAGTTCGCAAAGCGCTTCGTTTCCAAGATGACCGTGGGACAGTGTTGTCGCGTCTTTGACTGTTCTCGAAATCAGAGCGGAAAGTCCTCCCGGAAAACCGAGATAAACACAGCCCATGCGGAGCATTTCTGACAAAAATGCATCTGAAACCGCTCCTTTGCCGATGACGGCTTTAAGTCCGAAGGAAAGAAGAAGGGATAGATTGCTTTCCATTCTGTATGTTGAAGTAGGTCCGACTGCGAATTTATTGTTGCTTTTGTCTATCACCGAAACCGAACTGAGAAACAAACATGAACCGGGAATTTGAAATGGCAGGTTTTCGTTTGCTTTAATCCGCGGAATTATTTCCGATAAAGTAGAGTCTCTGGCGGCGATTACATTTCCGTATATTAATACCCGATCGGCGCATTTCAGCTCCTTCAGAGATTCTTCGTTTTTGACCGGAAAATCGAGACTGCGAACGGTCATATCACGGCGCGAGCCTTTCTCGCGGCACAGCATAGAAAAGATACTGAAACGGGGTATGTCGAAATGTGCCGGGGAAAAGTTTCAATGAAAAGGTCGAGAGCCGTCGGGCGGCCTCCGAAACCTGCAGGACCTATGCCGATAGAATTTATTTTTTCGAGCCATTTCATTTCAATGTCTGCCATTCCGGGGTCAGGATTGCGGGTACCCAAATCCCTCAGGAGAGATTTCAAAGACAAAAAAGATGCGCGGTCAGCAGTTCCGCCGGTGCCTATTCCTATTATCAGCGGAGGGCAGGCATTTAATCCATGTTTGCGGACTGTTTCTTCGACGAATTCATACATGTCATTTTCACTGGCGTCGGGAAGGAACATTTTTGAACGTCCCGAATTTTCGGATCCGCCTCCTTTGAGAAGCACTGTCAGGCTGATGTTATCTCCTTCGACCAAAGAAACATAAACGGAAGCCGGAGATGAGCGGATCAGGGAGTTGTTTCCGGTCAAGAAATCAGAGACCATGGATTTCCTCAAAATCCCTTTTTCACCGGCTCGCCTTACTCCTTCGTTAATTTCGTTTTCAATGTCGACGCCTGAAAGAATAACGCCTGTTCCGATGTCGGCAAAAACGCATACTACACCAGTGTCCTGACAAAGGGGCCTTTTTTCACTTTGAGCTATTCGGTTATTGTCAAGAATCAACTTAATTATTCCCGGGTTTTTTGGATTATCTTTTAAATATTTCTCGTAATATGCTTTGACATCAGAGCTGAGGGATTGCGAGTTTCTCTCGCAAAGGTTGAATACAACGGATTCAATCTGTCCCTTTTCCAGGAGTCTCATATATGATTTTTATCTGATAAACAAAATTTTATTCGTGCTTGTTTCATTTCCGATAAGAAGATTGATGAAATACACCCCTTTCGGAGACAATGAACCGGAATTATCCCTGCCGTCCCAAACGAACTCGTAACTTCCCGGGAGCCGGAATCCGTCAAATATCGTTTTGACCAACTGTCCCGCCGCGTTATAAACCCTAAGTTGAACAACGAGACCATTCTCTAAGGAAAATATTATCCTGACCGAACTGCTGAATGGATTGGGGTATGACAGAAACGAACAATTCTGTGTCGGGGCAGTTTCATGGCTTTCATCAACATCTGTAAATATACTCCCATAGTAACAAGCCATATTCGCCGATAAAAATCCACCGGCAAAAGTATAATTACCGCAGGCAAATATGACTGATTCTTGAATTATTATATTTGTTACTGAATCGTTATATTCATTGCCCAATCCGCCCCCGACTTCTTCCCATGAATTACCGTTCCATTTAGTTATTTTATCGGCGAAGAAATTATCCCCTGCTTCAGTAAACATCCCTCCCACATAAACAGCATCATCGGACAAAGTAATTACTGACACGGAATTGTTAAAACATCCTCCGAGGTCTTCCCAGCTTGTTCCGTTCCAAAGAGCGAAAAAATCAGCGTTCGGATTTCCTCCCGCGTTGGTGAAATATCCTCCTGCGTAAATTCCTTCACTATTAACAGCTATAGCTTTTACAACATTGTTCAATCCTCCGCCTACATCTTCCCAAGAAACACCGTTCCATTTTGCAATATAGTCCGCGTCTGGATTTCCTCCAGCGTTGGTGAAATTTCCTCCAACGAAAATATCACCATTATAAAAAGCTATCGTATAAACAATATTGTTCAGTCCTTCTCCGAGGTTTTCCCAGTTTGTTCCATTCCACACTGCTATGTGGTTTGCATCGGTATTACCTCCAGCGTAAAAAAAATCTCCTCCCGCATACAGCAAACCGTCTTTAACTGCTAACACGAAGACTGAAGCATTCAATCCGTTTCCGAGCGGCACAAAGTTTGTCCCGTCCCATTTGGTAATGTTTCTATTCAATGCAGAATTTCCTGCTGAAGCAAAATAACCACCGATGTACAAATCACCCGAATGAAGCAACGAAGTAAAAATTTTTCCTGAATGAATTATCCCATCTCCCAATGAAACCCACTGGGAGCCTGTCCATTTTATCAAACTTTCGCTGTATGGCACGCCGGGTCTCGCAGGAAAATATCCGCCGACAACAATTTCCTCTCCTAAAAAAGCCAAGGTATTGACTGTGGAAAGAATATAATCGTAATAAATCCCTCCGCCTATAGGACGCCAGGTTACGGATGGTGTTTTAGCCACTTTATCCGCCAGGGGATTTTCTCCGGCATTCTGGAAAGATCCTCCTATGTATATACAGTCGTTGTCAAAGGCAAATGAGCTGACGAATCCGTTTAAGCCGTTTCCATAAGAATTCCAATATCTGCCATCCCACAAGGCAAAGTAATCTGCGTCCTGGTTGCAGGAACCTGCATTGGTAAAATAACCGCAGGCAAAGAGGTAGTTGTCTTCCACTAATATGAAGTTTACAGTGTTGTTGATAATGCTGTAGGAAGTGTTTTCAGAAATAGCCTGCCAATCGCCATTTTTCCACTTTGCTATATAATCAGCTGTGTTGTTGTTACCGGCATATGTGAAACTGCCACCGGCGAAAACAGCGGAATCCGTATATTCAATAGTCAAAACTCTTCCGTTCAGGCCTTCTCCCATTGGATTCCATGAAGAATTTTCAAGGTAACAGATCCTGTCCGCGTCGGGATCACTTCCTGCGTCAGTAAAATCTCCGCCAATGTATATTCGATTGTCTTTGACTGTAATGGCATACACTGGCGCGTTCAGTCCGTTACCGATTGAATTCCAGTTTAATCCGTCCCATTTTGCAATATAATCAGCGTTGGGGTTGCCTCCTGCATCCGTAAAGTTACCTCCTGCATACAAAACGTCTGAAAGGCAAGCGATAGCGAAAACGTATCCGTTAAGACCTTCTCCGAGGGATTGCCACGAATTTCCATTCCATACGGAAATGTAGTCGGCGTAATTATCCCCACCTGCGTTAGTGAAATGGCCGCCGGCGATTATTCCATTCTCAAAAGGCGCAATTATTCTCACATATCCGTTTAAACCAGAACCGAGAGAACTCCAATTGTTGCCGTCCCATTTTGCAATGTAGTCTGCGTAAGAAATACCTCCCGCGTCTGTGAACATGCCACCGGCATAGATATACCCGTCATTTTTGCAGAGGGTCAATACGGTGTTGTTGACTCCTTCGTCAAGAGGCATCCAGTAATGAGCGCAAACAGCTTGTGGAATGAATAAAATACAGACGCTTAATAATCTAAATCTCATTTTCAAGCCTTTTTTAGTATAGTATAGCATCTGTGAATGATACCCGCCTGTATTTTTATGGAAAATGGAATAAAACCTCTCGAGTTCATTGGAATATGCCGGGCACTTGTGTATAATGTCCACATGACTTTTGTCTCAGTTTTCATTTTATACATTTTGCAATCGTTTCTGACTCTGCAAAGTTCAAACGACCGCGAAACAAGGATCGGTCTGGTTCTCAGCGGAGGAGGGGCGAGGGGTTTCGCTCACATAGGTGTTTTAAAAGTTCTTGAAGAAGCCGGATTCTCTTTTGATTTCATTGGCGGAACGAGCATGGGTTCCATTGTCGGAGGACTTTACGCTTCCGGTTACACGGCGGGGGAAATCGAAAGCCTCACGACGGAAATCGATTGGAAAGACTTGTTCAACGACGAAGTAAAAAGAAGAGATCTGCCTTTTGACGAGAGAAGTTATTCCGGAAAATACATAGGAGGTCTGGATTTTGAAGGTTATAAACCCGTATTACCGCTCGGGTTGATTGAAGGGCAGAGGATCGAAGCCCTTCTGTCCCGCTTGACATGGAAATCAAACACAATCGAGGATTTTTCCGATCTGCCGGTTTCTTTTATTTGTCTGGCGGCAGACGTGGAAAGATCTCAGGCCGTAGTTCTGAATAATGGTCTCCTTTTCGAAGCGATGAGAGCGAGCATGGCTATTCCGACCGTATTTACTCCCGTCATGATAGACAGGAGACTGCTTGTCGACGGGGGAACGATAAGGAATTTTCCCGTTCAGGACGTCAGGGATCTCGGAGCGGATTACATCATCGGAGTGGATATCGGCACTCCGACAAAACGATTGTCGGATCTCCGTTCCGCAGTAGACATAATAAATCAGGTAATAGGTTTCAGGAACACGGAGACGAATCTTGAACAGCGAGCCATGTGCGATCTTCTAATAACTCCGGATCTTCAGGGGTATTCAAGCTACGATTTTTCTGATCCGGATTCACTTGTACGCCTTGGCGAAATTGGCGCCAGAGAAGTTTTTGACAGGCTCGAGTTTGTGGCCGACAGCCTGAGAACAGAAGATGTCACCGGAACGAGAAGCGTTAATTTCACGGAGGATTCGATTTTCGTGGAAGACATCTATGTTATGGGCCTCAGGGAAGTGACAAGAAATTTTGTCGTTTCTTCATTCGGTCACCAGACTCCCGGGTGGCTTGACGCAAAGAAGATAGACGAAGGTGTGGAAAGAATTTACAACACGCTGTTTTTCAGAAAGGTCAATTACAGGATAAAAGCGACCGACACGGCATACGTTCTGGTGCTTATTGTCGAAGAAAACAAGAACGACCGCATAAATCTCGGTTTGCGATACGATTCGTACAATAACGCTCAGATGCTGGTCAATCTGACGATGAGGAATTTTCTCGTTCACAGTTCAAAGTTCGTATTAGACCTGAAACTGGGCGAAGATTATTCTTTCGGTTTTAATTACTTTCTTTTCACTATGCTCGGATACGTGAGAAATAAAACAGGGATTATTCTGTCTGCGGGACTGGATCAGAAATATTTTTATCTGTATCATAACGGTGACAGATTCGCAAAACTCGACTTTAAATCCCTTTACAGTTCACTGTCGGCGGGATTGACCCTTTACAACAACATCTGCATGAGCGCGGGAGTTAAATTCGACTTTTCTTCGCTGAAGCCGTCTGTGGCGCCTATAGATTTCAAAAACAGCAAGTACGGCGGGTTTGTCTACCGAGGCACTCTGGAAAGTGATTATTTGGACAGGGCATATTTCACGAGGTCAGGCTTCAAAACTCTGTTTGAGATCATTGTTGCAGACAAGAATTTCGGTTCCGAAGAGAATTTTATCAAATTAAGTGCGGACCTGTCATTTTTCATACCGGCAGCAAAAAGAACCGTTCTATTCGGAGGTGTCTGGGCGGGATTTTCCGAGGCAGATTCCCTGTCAATCCAAAACCGTTATTACACTGGCGGTCACAAAGGCACTGCATGCTATAATACTTTTCTGGGAAGTGAAAACATGGAATTGACGGGAGAACAGATGGCGGCATTCAGGGTAGGTCTTCAGTTGGAACCTTTTGACGACAGATACATTGAATTTCAGATTAACGCCGCGAAAACAGCGAAAGAGGCTGATGAAATATTGATTCCTGAAAATATTTATTACGGGGCGGGAGTAACTTTAGGAGGGAACACCCCAATAGGTCCTGTTTTTCTTTCAATTGCAGGTAAAGACGCGGAAAATATTAATCTTTACATCAATATCGGCTATGACTTTTAATATGTTGAAAGTATCATCCGTAGAAGACAAAAAGGAGTGAAAATGAAAAAATCGATTTTTGCCCTGATTCTTGCTGTTCTGGCGGTCTCTTTATCGGCGGAAACAATAAACAGTATCAGAGAAGCTTACAACGAAGCGAATAAAATGATACAAAATGAAGAATTGTACAGGACTGAAATTTCGGTCAACAGTTCAGACATGCCCTTTCCCGCAGTCGGAATTTTCAACAAATCTGTTGTCTGTTATTGGGCTTGCGAGCCCGAATCGGACGATTTTTACAGATTGATTAAAGTGCATTGCAAACTGATAATATCCGCTTTCGAAGAATACACGGAGGTCCTTTACAATGACATGGGTCAGCCGATATTCTGCTACAAAAAAGGCGGATACGGAGAACAGGAAGACAGAGAGGAGAGATATTATTTTTCAGATTTAAAACTGATAAGATTGATATCAGGCGGAGATACGTTCGATTCTCCAGGCAATGAACAATTATCGGAAGCTGAAGAAGTGCTCAAAGAGGCGGAGAATTTTTATAAAGCTTTCGCTTTTTTGCACTCGGATTGATAAATTAAAAACACTAATATTTTGCAAGTACGATGAAAAACAAATATTTTACAGTATTCCTGATACTCTCTGTCATAGGTACGGGTTTATTGAGCCAGGCGAACCCGGCACTGCACGAATACGAGCTTAAAACCCACGAACTCGTAAATGATTTCAGAGAATCGGCGGGATTGAAAAGACTCGACTTCGATGAAACTGTCGCCGACCAATGCAGGGAGCACAGCAGATTTATGGCGGCTTTATCCGGATCGCTCTCGCACGATGGATTCCGAGACAGAGTGAAAAGAATTCAGGAAACGATACCGCTTCGATCTGCCGCTGAAAACGTAGCAAGCAACCTGAACACTCCGGATCCTTGTTCCACAGCTGTGACAGGCTGGATAAACAGCCCCCCGCACAAGGAAAACATGGTGAACGACTGGGATATAACGGGAATAGGCGTTTCTATTTCTCCGGAAGGCAAATTCTATTTCACGCAGATATTCGTCCTTTTACAGGACACTGCGCTCAACGAAACATACACCATCGAGGAAATAGAAACAGGCTTAAAATCATTAACAGACGATTACAGAGCCGCGTCGGGAGCAGTACAGATTGCATGGAGCGACACTCTCTCTTCGATCGCCAGGCAAATAAGTCAAGAACTAAGTAAGGAATCTTCTGACAGCAGGAGAGTTCTTTCCTCTCTGACAGACAGTGTGGAGAAGTATTACAATATAGAAAAAGTCGGAGAAATAATATCGACGAGCAGCGGCTTGGAAATACCTCACGAAGAGATATTCGGGCACTGGATGGAAGACAGCGGATACAGATCTTTGTTGGGAGGAGATTTTGATATTGCGGGTGTGGGGATTGTTTTGTCGCCTGAAAACAAACACTTTGCCGTGATGGTTCTGGTAAAGTTAACGGAGAGAAGATGAAATATTTTAAAAAAATAGCGGGGAAAAAAGTTTATTTGTCGCCAATTGACATCGAAGACTGCGAGCAATATACCGAGTGGATGAACGATCCGGAAATTACCGTAAATCTGGATTGTTTGGCCGGCAATTATTCTGTCATCAAAGAAAGAGAAATTTTGGAAAAACTGGCGAAGCATGAATTTGTATTCGCCATTGTCGATAAAAACAGCGATAAACTGATAGGCAACTGCGGGCTTCATAACATAGACACCGTCAACCGGAAAGCTTCTCTCGGCATATTCATCGGGGACAAAGGACATTGGGACAGGGGTTTCGGGACTGAAGCCGTAAGCCTTCTGCTCGATTATTCTTTCAACGCCCTGAATTTGAACAGTGTAATGCTCGTAGTAAAGGAATTCAACAAACGAGGATTAAAATGCTACGAAAAATGCGGTTTCAAAAAAATTGGAATCAGGCGGGAGGCGGCAATAATAGCCGGAAATAAATACGGCGAAGTCATGATGGATATTTTAGCTGTCGAGTTCAAAGAAAACCGTTTCGCAGATTATTTGAAAGATAAAAAACGCTCATGAACGGAATTATGAAGATATTGCATAAATGTATATCGGAAAGAAGGTGAAGAATGTTTAAAGAATTCAAAGAATTCGCAGTAAAAGGTAACGCCGTTGATATGGCCGTCGGTATCATTATCGGAGCGGCTTTTGGCGCGATTGTCCAATCGATTGTCGCCGATATCATCATGCCTCCTCTGGGACTGCTGATAGGAAAAGTGGATTTCGCGAATTTGTTTATTCTTCTTCACAACGGCACCCCCCAGGGACCTTATTCTTCGCTTGCAAACGCGCAGGCGGCTGGTGCCGTGACAATAAACTACGGAAATTTCATAAACATAGTCATAAGGTTTGTAATAGTGGCTTTCGTCGTTTTTATGCTGGTAAAAAGCATAAATAAACTCAAAAGGCAGGAAAAAGCCGAGATAAAACCGGATTCAAAGGAATGCCCTTTCTGCTGTTCAAAAATTTCGATAAAAGCGACACGTTGTCCGAATTGCACTTCAGAAATAAAAGAATGATAAGTCAAAAAAATGACTCAATTAGAAAACTTAAAAAAATCCCGGGAATCGGACCGAGTATGGCCGAAGATCTTTACGATCTCGGAATGCGAAAGGTATCAGATCTGAAGAAAAAAGATCCCGAACTGCTCTACAAAAAACTTTGCATACTCAGGGGCATTCGCATAGATCGCTGTGTTCTTTATGCATTCAGATGCGCTGTATACTTTGCATCAGAACACGAACACAAACCGGAATTGCTTAAGTGGTGGAACTGGAAAGATAAAAAATAAACAACATTTGCCACAGATTGCCGTCACTCATTTC from candidate division WOR-3 bacterium includes:
- a CDS encoding tetratricopeptide repeat protein; the encoded protein is MNTFVPEIILDGYTFGKKRGSFNGAVMSVDIKGFTEMTSELIKHGKEGTEVISEMTTGLFDKSLDLIYESEGFVSSFAGDSFTAVFNEQGSGKHSCASICLAVAIKLKDELKKISIVETEFGTFNFSVRIGLGQGKVFWKIIEHENEKIFYFRGKAIEKAVAAQKSAEPGSICAERGMQEFSGCEGTGFNDTKNCNLMALHDKIDRKFEADQHPKNSWPEKLIKSFTGEHEFGFMIPEFREVISVFISCKKSKTIDALTSKILSMKKEYGFSHPHVDFLNSDPSVVIFFGAPVSYERNDSKAMSFLLALADWAKGKIRIKCGASKGTCYCGFNGGSERKEFMCLGDTTNLAARMLNRACWDQILVDENLSKVKGFVFSFLGEYRFKGKAEDINTYVLNAVSERQAVTFSGSIVGREKEKKKLIDFLLKLKEKENAGVAVVEGEPGVGKTRLVSEIKKSAQKKMNFVNEISWIYMPCDEVLRKSYGPVQRMIKDLIEYEENGDLKQVKAGFEKKFREFLEKIPETEIKNEIESRKHIFASFCGISVRNTYFEALPEKSRFEATVVAIKSIIKGASLIKPLVLEIDDSQWIDEDMLILLRRLFVNVEKYPFAVITEKRLSDKSSALDTVPKEYVRLRLQIRNFSLPEITLLSKSVVPGLEIGSAFLDFIERFSGGNPFFIEQIIHYMAERGVDAGNFDETRLEFEIPSDVNNLIVSRIDRLTPELKTVVKAATILGTEFSSDVLTEMLGGYDIDSHLFEGENQFLWTKYSGSKYNFRHAMIRETVYGIQLKKDLRRLHSTAGRAIEKINKMSLKNVYAELAYHFEKASDETNSIKYLKLAAEQAKRNYRNEEAAYYFRRLIEITEKKIYKAENKTELIRDKTLYLKNKAYVKWQSGKWREGITLILKALESAIILPDKKLKVMVMIDVGTYYQNIGETTRAGKYLKEARRLSRKESSSEIRALSDYSLGEFYMDRGNYSEALSLLTSALNYYKKNKKEAETGKVSGSIGLLHYYKGEYEKAKKYISAHINIARKQKNLYQEMRGLGNIGIMYDDLGDYRSARKIFLKIMRLSKKTGYRHAEARTLGNLAGVYLAMNKYEKALDYFREQIKISIEMGDDLGAKFPLINVASVFVSLGRYEEAERALNEFAQYSLKSTDRRSHAVSLGIYAKIEWRKKNFKKALRLFTQAIDKLEKMKVKYYSCFFRIEKAFLLLDNGMHTKALKTLGKAGLEAEKLKISNLIPLADITKCACNFSLTKNEKNKILCFRKLVDLAENSSDQSVSAKAYYYLWSLTKEDCGFSSPVSPDEFRNKALRIFESVYKKTGNDECRLYAERIKSCCKE
- a CDS encoding divalent-cation tolerance protein CutA, giving the protein MKTILVYMTAENIVEAEKISKALVSKRLAACANIIDGVKSFYHWKGRIEKSKEAVIIAKTTSELLEPLTSEVKKLHSYECPCVTAFEISGGNEDYLSWITESVKKQRVG
- a CDS encoding fumarate hydratase C-terminal domain-containing protein, whose translation is MTVRSLDFPVKNEESLKELKCADRVLIYGNVIAARDSTLSEIIPRIKANENLPFQIPGSCLFLSSVSVIDKSNNKFAVGPTSTYRMESNLSLLLSFGLKAVIGKGAVSDAFLSEMLRMGCVYLGFPGGLSALISRTVKDATTLSHGHLGNEALCELTVSEMPSIVFADLWGDYIFRG
- a CDS encoding fumarate hydratase, producing the protein MRLLEKGQIESVVFNLCERNSQSLSSDVKAYYEKYLKDNPKNPGIIKLILDNNRIAQSEKRPLCQDTGVVCVFADIGTGVILSGVDIENEINEGVRRAGEKGILRKSMVSDFLTGNNSLIRSSPASVYVSLVEGDNISLTVLLKGGGSENSGRSKMFLPDASENDMYEFVEETVRKHGLNACPPLIIGIGTGGTADRASFLSLKSLLRDLGTRNPDPGMADIEMKWLEKINSIGIGPAGFGGRPTALDLFIETFPRHISTYPVSVSFLCCAARKARAVI